In Phoenix dactylifera cultivar Barhee BC4 unplaced genomic scaffold, palm_55x_up_171113_PBpolish2nd_filt_p 000119F, whole genome shotgun sequence, the DNA window AAGGCAGACCTCCAGATGGTTGCAGGTACTGCTGTGCTGGACCTTGGTAGAGATTATATTGGGGCTGGGTTGCTGAAGCTTGGTTTTGAATAGAAGTTTGATGCACCAGAACTGTTTGGGGCTGATGTGCTGCTGAAACAACCACCGGTTGAACAGGTACAAAGGCAGTTGTGGCAGTGGGATCAGAAACTGGCATGGGCTTCTCAACTTTCATCCTCTTATCTGGGGTTTCAGTAAAGGAATTAGTTAAATTCGCAGATCTAACGAGACCAGCATTCTTAGCTTCTTCTGCAGCGAAGGTGGAGAGGACAGATGTCATGATCTGTTGGGAATGAGTAGAGGCAGCAAGTTTATCCGCAACCTCCGCAGCAATGGCAGCGGTACTCTTCTTTAATAGTTGAGCTGCAGGACCATTTGAGTGTGGTTTTGGAGGTTCTGCTGAAGAAGGTCGATTTGCTGACGCGACAACTGGTTCATTGTTGAGCCGCCTTTGCATGTTGGCAGCTTCCTCAACCATTCCTTGGGCCAGCTGCCatttagaaaatatttgttAGCATGTACGAAGGCAAAAATTATCACAAATGTCCAGACAATCAAATGTAATTGCATGCATCGTTTCCCATTAaccaaaaattttgaaaaaatgcaTTTGTATCATGCATTATTCTAGAAATCAAGAAGGGGAGAGGGTGCTGGAGAAGTGAACTTCATCCTTGCAAACAGGAGGTTTGGTTCCACTAGTTGAAATGTTTCCATGCTAAGATTAATTAGACCGTTATCAGGAACCTAAAATAAGACTTATCATGAATTTAGTAGATCAATGCTCTGCTATGTTCCAAAAAGATGTCACTGCAGAAATGATATAAAACTTATAATACAAGGGTGACAACAATTGCTTGTCACATGAGATTGCCCTATCAAGCATCATGTACGATGCTTGATTCAACAGTATAGCTATTCTAAGATCCAAAATAAGCATCAGATGATATATGCACTGAAGAATACATAATGTTCAGAAAACAGGGCTGTGAAAACCAAATTACACACCTGTAGCTGAGTGCGAACATCCTCCAGCGCAGATTCCTGAATAACTTCAACAAGTTAGCAAGCAAATTTCAAGCATATCTATAGCCAAAATGGAAGTGTAGCCAACGGCAATTACAAACTACTAAGAACAAACCTGTTCCTGCAGTGCTTCTTTTAACTGAGAGACAAGAGCTTCTCTGTTTGCTTCAAATGATTTTAGCTTCTCAATGAACTGTTTTAAAATGGTCTCGTACTCCTGTAACTCATTTGCTAAAGTCTCCCTCCGAGGGTCCCCCACTAAAAACTCAGAAAATATTAGGAGATGCCATACAGTACAAAATTTGGGGCTAATAGACATGGCAGAACCTGCCAAGGAGAAACTATATTGCATAATGTCTAAAGGCTTTTCAAATCACCTCGACTGCAGGCATGGTCAACATCTTTTTCCAATTTCCCCACGCGCCGAACAGCATCCTTGCATTTGTTCAAGTCCATATCCTCATTGGGCTGTTCACTAATCACATTGTGAAATGCAGATACAATCTTTTCTGCCATTCCCCCAACAGATAATTTCTGAATTTAAAACAGTTGTTTATTCAATCAGATTGCCTCATTAACTTATCTTGTCAAAAATATTTGATGTTAAAGAAGTTAAAGGAGTGACAAAAAGATAGGGGCCCTTACTATTCTTACAGTACGAGAGTCTCTTCTTATGATTCGAACAGAACTACGAGAACGCTTTTTGTTCAAATCCAATGCAGGTAAAGGTTCATTTCCAAGCATCAAGTCTTTAAGGCCCTGGGCACGAGATCCAAAAACTCTTCTCTCCTCCCAAATGTCAACCTACAATAATAAATTAGCAGCTCCAATTTGAGAAGCATTTTAGTGATATATGAACATGGCATCCAGCAATCTACTCATGAATTCATCAATAAAATATTCCTGAGATTCAAGACTCTGTCATCATAACCATCCTATATTGTAGATTATGAAGCATCCTTCACTTCTTTCAGTATAATTCAACAGATGATACGTCACACATAAAACATtttatctttccttctttttttctgaCAAAACAGGTTTAAAAACCATAGCACCAAAATATGCAAGTTCACATATATCAAGTTTCATGATGCCCAAGTATAATCACATGTCAAAATATTGATAATTTAACAATTTCTCTAATATCTTATATCAAGTATTACGATAACTTAGAAATATCACATATGCAAGCTGTCAGGAGTAAATATAATTGATGATCAAGGAATGATTAGTCATAAATGCTCAAGCTAGTTATGGATTGAATTGATGAAGCCGGTCGAACACTTTATGGTAGAAGAAGAAAGTGGAAATAGAATTCTAGGGAACAACCAAAGAATTGATAGAAGAAAAGAATAGGAATATCTTATATTAGCCGATAAAATTGATCTAAGTTAGGCATACGCACctcaaatatgattcttgatagtaaATGCATAGGCAGTTCAAATCAGTGGAAAGTTTACCACATACacctgatgccttgattgctgaTTGAGTGCGCGGAGAATGGAGAATGGGGAATGGAACATTTGCTACAAAGGCAATTTATTACTAAATCATGTCCATGGACAATTGAGATgtagttaaaaagaagaaataggTTCACATCTTACATTTCACATTGATGATTATCCGGTGCATAGCTGAGATCATTTGGAGAAAAAAAAGCAGACAAGGCTGCAGGCTGCTTATTTCCAATATGCACAGAAATTTTAATAGGTAGTGGGTGGACAGACAGCTCTAGTGGACCATGATGACAATAAGCACAAAGGTTGTGATCTTTATACATAAAAAAAATCCTACAAGGAGATacaattcaaatgaacaagtttCATCCCAAGCCATATAACAAACTAGCATGAGGACAACAAAGTTTGGGTGAAAAAACTGAAGAGATAAGAAGGAAGTGGTGGTCATACACAATAAAAAATGTACAGTGGAACATTGTGATCTCATCTCAAGAGAGATCTGGATATGTTGATCAGGTTCTCATATAAGATCAATGGTGGAGGGCTTTCTAAATACATGAACGAGAGGAAGGATGGTTGAGAGCACTCTGAAACATTTAATTTAGAATTTTCCCTCTTCCAATTTAAACACTTATGGTAGGTGGAGAAAGCTTCATTTCACATGAATCAGCAGATATATGAAAATGGATAATTGACATGGAGAACAAATGCATTTGCATTATAATATAGAACAGATGGCACGCAAATACAATCATAAGTATCATTAATGCATATACGTTTATAAGTAGAACTGATCCAGATAAATTAATGATGTTTTGACGCACCAGTCGAGAGACTACATTctttccatgatcatcaccattttcaATAACATCCTTAAGTGCTGCTGGAAGAACCTTCCAAAATTCACCAACAAATTCAGTACCAGTACGCTTGCTGTTCTGTAAGATGTCATTGGCAAGATATAGAAATGGAATCTTCTGTTCCTTTTTTTGGGAACTGTGGAATTGCTTGTCCCATGTTTGCACAACCTGTTCTGCATTCTTTCGATGAAAAATACACCAATGTGACAGAGCTAttgataaatgaagttaaggTAATATATTTGACTGCAGAAAAGATTGGCCTAGCGGAGTATTACTAATATAATGGAAACATGATCATGTCACAAGAACAACACCTATATCAATATACCTATCTGGGAAAAGGCATAGTTTTAATTGCAACCATTCTCCCTATGGCACCAATACTGTGAGCTATACCTAATTCACATCCTACTGTTATCGATTTGGTCTACTCGACTGTCTACCCTAAATTTTGGACAAATCAACTATGATTTCCCTTGAGTTGTACTATATTGCAAACTCTCATTCTATATGTAAACACAAAATTCATAATGACTACTAAATGTTTGTTTTCTGATGATATAACCTTATTGCTaacattatttttgaatttaagGACATTTTGGCTAGAATATGAAAGTGGGACATGTGACATGCCTCAAAATCAAATATGCAAATCCATTGGTTTTCCAAACCATCATTCTTCATGTTCAGCACTCAAAATCTTAGCTGAATATGTTAGTGAGAATAGACCAGATTACATGGTTCTCATTCAGGCTCCTGGAGGTAATGTTACAGCAAAACTAAATTATTCTTTTAGAACCAGCAAACAGCATAATAATACAGGGGAGTTTATAAGAGCATGCAGCCCTTGCCCCTTCAACAACATAATAAGGTGACAGGAAGCaaatataaagaaagaaaaccagAAACACAAGCCCAACAAATAGCTGAGTAAACAGCTCAAAGAAATCCTGTACTTTGCACCAAATATTATGCACTAGATGACATTTGTTTCAACTGACGAGAACAAGCATAACATTGTTTCACGGAACTGATTATTTCATTAGTAGTTCATCTGAAATCACAGGAGTGACTATTACAAGGAGATTCATAATAATCATGAAATATCATCCAAACGACAAAAACATAATCTATGAAGatctaaatttttcttttaggcATCATAAATAACAATGAGTCGACATTCTCAATCATCATTAAAAAATAGTCCAAATCTAAGAAATGGCACACAAAAGAGAAAATCCACAACTGCAATCTTGGTTCATGTCCAATAAGAAAAGGGCAACAATGGATTTGCAAAAGAGTATTCAAATTAAGAATTTTCAGGTTGGCTAAAGAGAACAGAAAGAATACTCAAAAAGGATACTCTCAATGCATTGCTGAGTGCTGTTGAGCCTGGAAAGCTTTTCTACCAGTATCTGCTCGCTGAAAACACTATTCATCCCACCACCTCAAGGTAGAACAACCCCCAATCCTCGCTGTCACTTTCACAGAAAAGCCTAAAAAACAAGCGATATCAACCAAAACCCTAAAGATCGCCCAAAAATTCACTAATCTAAGCACGAAAAACCTCGCAAGATTCAATCTTTAATCTCTAAAAACGATGATTTCACTAAAATTAGctcataaaataaaaacataaaaattcaaaaaaaaaaaatccagcacCTGAGAAAAGGAACGGCGAACAGAACCCTAACGCGAAGTCGGAGAGAATTCGAACACGGTTCCACTCTCCGGCATTCCCAAGAAGGCGCCAAGCTCTCGAAAACCTCGAAATGGGAAGGGAAGAGGGGACTTTAACCTAGGGCTTTGAGAGCTCAGGTTTCGAGGATTCCAGTGTTACCTTCGACTCGCCCTCTCCGAAAGAAAATTTTCCCCCTTTTCTGACGTTCCCGAATTGGAAAAGAAACAGTTGAATAGAGAAAGGGTGTGTTGTGTGTCTATGTTGAGGACCGCACCGCGGATCCTAGTGCACCGAATTTATGCCATGGGTCCTTGGCGTTCGGTGGATCACGGACGTTGAAAGAAAATCCCACAGATATCGTGATGCCACGTTTCCAACGCCAGACCCGACGTCCCACTCAattttttccttgttttttcTTGCTAGATAACGTGTCAACCAATTTGTTGTGTGCCACTCTCCTCCCGGTATTTTTTGGTGAAATCATGACCTGCGAGCGATCTACGGGCCCAACAAGTCGCTCAATAGACAAGCTTTTAAAACCAGTCACCCTTTGGTTGGTCTCAAGTCTCAACATTCAACGAGATGCATGTGAGTTTGAGTTTTTATTGCCTTTGGTATGTTAAGTATTTTTCAAattgataatttttttagaatcagcaAAGTTGGACAATGTATGCTTTTTTGGCATGACTAGTGTATAATGTATGCTTGTTTGGAGATCTTATTCGGTGGAAACACTACAGTATCCCAGGGGTGAGTTTTAagagaaaaggaggagaagTGGGAGGGATCAGCCAGCAACTAATCCTTGTTTTAAAGATAGTCCCTTTATGAGATGATTTCCCTGTTCTCCAAAAAAAGTAGGGATTTTGCGTCACTGGGCTGCCTCCATCACATAAAAGTTCTTCCACTCTCAATCTTAATGTAATTGTGAACTGAAATATTGTCAAGATAAGATCTTTTAGCATGCAAATAGCTCCTCCGAGTTCAAATTCTTAGAAtttaatatgattcttgattgtTGTTGCCGGCAGATCCTAGTCGGTAATGTGAATCATCTTTGTAGATATGTAAGACAATAGGCAAATATCAGAGAGCTCGCCGAATTGGCTCCAGCCAAGCCCTCCGATTTTTAAGTCGGAGAAGGTTTCTTGGTGGAAagtcaaaaacaaaaataaaagggaTAATAAGACCGGTACTATAGAGTAGTAGAGCATTCACCTTCTATAGAGAGTCtttcaaggatcctgcatctgATTGTATCCTAACAAACCTGAGATTGTACTACAATAAACTCCTGATGTGGCATAATAATCTAGAGACGCACCCCACAACTGCTTAACACGTGATGGAATTGTTGAAGCCATATGAACACTTGGGGTAAAGGGACTAGGTTGCCTCTGCCACAAAGTAGTTCTGCTTGCTTGGGTCAGTCGCTAAGATCACCGAGCTAAGCTAAGAGACTTTAACTATGCagatgatggggacatcagagccgttCATTCAGACGACCGAGCCATCAGAGCTGCTCACTCGCGTTCGCACTAGAGGTTGATATCATTATAGCTAGAAGATGATCTTGAGTCACCAGTTTGAGTCAGGCCCGGATTGGATCTATTTGACCGCACATGCGTGCCAAAAAAAAAGCTCTAccttttcatcttcttccccgatcGTCCGCATGCCCCACCCCTCGCAGTGTCGTCGCTATCGCAGCGCTGCACAGCCTGCTGCCTCTGCCTCACCGCTCCCATCTCCGCTAACACCGCCTCCCCGTCGCTCTGCTGCCGCCCGCCCTCCGCCTGTGTCCTCTTCCCTATCTCCGACCGTGCTTCCCCACTGTCGGTCACCGCCCGAGCCCCATCACCGCCCCAATCGCATCCGtctcctccttccccaccgtCGGCCACCGCCCAAAGCTCTCGGCCATCTCTTCCACCGTCGCCTCCCTCGCCCCGCCTCCCTTCGGCCGCATCTCACCCGAGGCACACCTGCCTCCCTCACCCTGCCCAGCTCCGCCGCTTGCCTCTCTCCATCACCACCCATAGCGCCGCTCGCCGCTCCCTTCCCCTGTGCTTCCGCCCGAGCCCCACTTGTTGGGGATCCTAGTGGTCGCATGCCTCTGCCACGAAGTAGTTCTGCTTGCTTGGGTCGGTCGCTAAGATCACCGAGCTAAGCTAAGAGACTTTAACTATGCAGATGATGGAGACATTAGAGCCGTTCGTTCAGACGATCGAGTCATCAGAGCTGCTCACTCGCATTCGCACTAGAGGTTGATATCATTATGGCTAGAAGATGATCTTGAGTCACCAGTTTGAGTCAGGCCCAGATTGGATCTATTTGAGTTTgcttaatttttattttctgcatTTTACTTTTGTTTGATCGAGTCAATGCGGTCGTTTTCTTTAagtcaagtcaatttggtcagTTGTTTTGTTATTAGACAAGTCAATTGGGTTAGCTGTTAAGTCATGTAATTGGGTCGAGTGATTGGATCGATTTTGGTatttaatcaattaattaatttagtcaattgattgagTTGATGTAAGGATCCAAGTTTGGTATGTAGTCAATTGATTGACCTGATGTATGACCTATATAAAAGCCATTCCTCTTATGAATTAGGTCATTGAAGAATTGAATAAAATTagcctctctttctcctccttccttctcttctcttctttttcttcctcctcctcttttcttcttcctcttctttctctaaTCTCCCTGCAGTGGTCCTCTATCAGTTTGGTATCAGAACAAGAGCTTTGCCTCCATCGCCAAAGCTTCTTGATCTTGGGGCCCTATGCTTCGCACTGTTACTCTAGTCACCAGATCTTCACCGTCTCCTGGGCTGTGCCCACGCACCCATCCCCGTCCCCGCCACCTTCCAccccatttttttctttctctcgctTTCGTTTCCCCTCCTCGGTTTGCCCGGTTTGTGTGCCCTTTTTCTTCCCACCGAGATCGTCGCACAACTCCTATCTGGAGCCGCACGAGaaggaaagaaggggagaacCCCTATTCCGCCATCCTGTGTCGCCACCCGCTCCCGAGCGCCCCGTCACCCCTCGCAGGCCACCCCCCCTTTCCACCGCGCTTTGCCGCCAGCACTGCCATCGTGCACCGCACCTAAGCTTCCCCACATTTGTCACCGGCCAGTCGTGTCCGATCCTTGGAGGAGATCACCGCCCTGTGGGTGCCCGTGACTGGCTGCCACCCATCGCTGCGAGCCACGGAGCCACAACCGCGATCTCCGCCCCACCTCGCTGCTACCGCCATGAAATCCGGTGCATCCCACCTAATCCGTCGGAGGTTGAAGACGAACAGCTTACTAGGTAAGATCCAAACCCATTAACCCGCCATCCATTAGACCGGATCCGTTCCGTCGGAAAAAAAGGGGTCTCGCATGTGATTTTGCATGTGCTCAACCACACGCATGTCGAACGAGCTTCCTCGCACGTGACCGCACGTGCGTGCCAAAAAAAAAGCTCTACcttttcaccttcttccccgATCGTCCGCATGCCCCACCCCTCGTAGCGTCGTCGCTATCGCAGCGCTGCACCGGCCTGCCTCTGCTTCGTCGCTCCCATCTCCGCTAACACCACCTCCCCATCGCTCTGCTGTTGCCCAACCTCCGCTTGTGTCCTCTTCCCTATCTCCGACCATGCTTCCCCAATGTCGGTCACCTCCCGAGCCCCATCACCGCCCCAGTCGCATCCGtctcctccttccccaccgtTGGCCGCCGCCCGAAGCTCCCAGCCATCTCTTCCACCGTCGCCTCCCTCGCCCCGCCTCCCTTCGGCCGCATCTCACCCGAGGCACACCTTCCTCCCTCACCCTACCCAGCTCCGCCGCTCGCCTCTCTCCGTCACCACCCATAGCGCCGCTCGCCGCTCCCTTCCCCTGTGCTTCCGCCCGAGCCCCACTTGTTGGGGATCCtagtggtcgcatgcatatatttttaaaaattttacagcggaagcatgaattaaactatttaattcctatgcatgctagagatcatatctctacaacaaaaatagatccagaactttaaacatttatcctaaacaagtatgcatgattttatgtctaacatgtagttatgcagaatttcagcaaccaaattaatttctaatcctaatttttaatgagatcagatctcataccttttttgctttgagaactttgatgatgccttgatcaccttgtgtagccgcacacgcatccggcctctacagatagtccacgcgaagctctaggaagatccacaactgcaggagtgctaactcgtgcagaggtgctgcagtggctgaacttttctccctcgaagcactcaacttttgattcttcttcgagaggatgaaggatgaagatgaaggagaagaaggaggagagagggcggctggctctcagaattttttagaatttagaacccttttTAAAGACCATCACTTGCAAACCCTAGGCATGGAggtctttttatagccaaaagacctcttttggccaacaaatttggctgataaaatttctaaaaaattctggtgaatcggcaactaagagatgaacaaattctcTTGCAATCGTATGCCatgaatccctaaaaatcatgaggataaaaattaaatatgtgaattggggggggggtgaattgggtctttaaaaattaaacatgTGAAGGATGTGAGTTATTGTTATCTTTCAATAACTTGCAGATTTAGCAGTGGAAATAAAATTGCACAAATGAATCAGTCAATAAGAAGAGGAAAGCAatcaaaaagaaatatgcagtggaggaagagagaaaaccACAAACGCAAAcaccaaggtttatagtggttcggtgcactcccagcacctatgtccactcctcaagcctagcttgagatttcactataacccagcagattacagcctgattatttttcgggctcacaatcaaaaaccAAGTTGGTTTTCCCAGGCAACCAACTAAAAATCTTTCACCATTTGTTTTCCGGGcttacaaacaacccagttggtttttccaggcaaccaaccaaaaatcttttgtttttcgggatcacaaacaATACAGTTGGTTTttagataaaccaaccaaaaactttataccgtttgttttttcgggctcacaaacaacccagttggtgtTCAGACAGATCAACCAGAAACTATCACCCTTGCTGAATACTTCCGATTCAGtaacttccaatcaaggcttggaagagcctttacaggtttcaaatgaatgaaATTGTTACAGCGACAgttaatccaaataaatgaaAGCTATAACTgaaaaacttaaagcttcagaataTATAGAATGAATCAATAAAATAAAGCTAAAGCTGATGAAGAAGTTGGTTGTGGAAGAATGTTCCAATGCTTGAGCAGCAGCTCTTCTCGATTCAATGAGAAACTTCGACTGATTTCCTCACAGGAGTAAGTTTCATATGAGtgccggtgaggatgatgaatagttaagc includes these proteins:
- the LOC103721649 gene encoding formin-like protein 7, with protein sequence MNSVFSEQILVEKLSRLNSTQQCIETLSHWCIFHRKNAEQVVQTWDKQFHSSQKKEQKIPFLYLANDILQNSKRTGTEFVGEFWKVLPAALKDVIENGDDHGKNVVSRLVDIWEERRVFGSRAQGLKDLMLGNEPLPALDLNKKRSRSSVRIIRRDSRTVRIKLSVGGMAEKIVSAFHNVISEQPNEDMDLNKCKDAVRRVGKLEKDVDHACSRVGDPRRETLANELQEYETILKQFIEKLKSFEANREALVSQLKEALQEQESALEDVRTQLQLAQGMVEEAANMQRRLNNEPVVASANRPSSAEPPKPHSNGPAAQLLKKSTAAIAAEVADKLAASTHSQQIMTSVLSTFAAEEAKNAGLVRSANLTNSFTETPDKRMKVEKPMPVSDPTATTAFVPVQPVVVSAAHQPQTVLVHQTSIQNQASATQPQYNLYQGPAQQYLQPSGGLPLIGLPYSYSAVPPPPPPPPQMMNLARPPPLSQQQQPQSVALVQQPPPPPPPPPMPMNQLLSINQQPANQPMPINQPPVNQSMPINPQPINQSMPINQQPAQFNLQQPVPPSYRPLQPPSMTFYHQTQ